A window of Tautonia plasticadhaerens contains these coding sequences:
- a CDS encoding DUF1559 family PulG-like putative transporter, with the protein MRPHPPAGDARGFTLIELLVVIAIIGVLIALLLPAVQSARESARRAQCTNNLKQIGLALANYESSLGGFPPGRLHPDRTDSAGGPVTSQYSSYASTPGNWTGNVSVHRHILNFMEQANAYNAMNFSVPNSNRLTVNGVVSNPNYTAYNVAFNTFICPSDANTGRVVGENNYRYNFGGSFTHGGASDWSNNADRGALGNGAFTYGPSIASSGFKDGLSNTVTFSERIKGSGLDLRSAPPTKADMITSPRRQTGPISLEERDLQFQACASYLPVPDTNGFHFNSMGRFLDGSDYVNGWPTSAYCGSIYNHVAPPNWKGQDCGMASAIADVPGEHAIVSARSDHPGGVNVLLGDGSVRFVKDSVNLEAWRALGTRNGGEVISADQF; encoded by the coding sequence ATGCGACCCCACCCGCCGGCCGGAGACGCTCGAGGCTTCACGCTGATCGAGCTGCTCGTCGTCATCGCCATCATCGGCGTGCTGATCGCCCTGCTGCTGCCCGCCGTGCAGTCGGCCCGGGAGTCCGCCCGACGGGCCCAGTGCACCAACAACCTCAAGCAGATCGGCCTGGCCCTGGCGAACTACGAGAGTTCGCTCGGCGGCTTCCCCCCCGGCCGGCTCCATCCGGACCGGACCGACTCGGCCGGCGGCCCGGTGACCTCGCAGTACTCCAGTTACGCGTCGACGCCCGGCAATTGGACCGGCAACGTCTCGGTCCACCGCCACATCCTCAATTTCATGGAGCAGGCCAACGCGTATAACGCGATGAACTTCTCCGTCCCCAACTCGAACCGGCTGACGGTCAACGGCGTGGTGAGCAACCCGAACTACACGGCCTACAACGTCGCCTTCAACACCTTCATCTGCCCGTCGGACGCCAACACCGGGCGGGTGGTCGGGGAGAATAACTACCGGTACAACTTCGGCGGCTCCTTCACCCATGGCGGGGCTTCGGACTGGAGCAACAACGCCGATCGGGGCGCCCTGGGGAATGGGGCCTTCACCTACGGCCCGTCGATCGCGTCCTCGGGGTTCAAGGACGGCCTGAGCAACACGGTCACCTTCTCCGAGCGGATCAAGGGAAGCGGCCTGGACCTCCGCTCCGCCCCGCCGACCAAAGCCGACATGATCACGTCTCCCCGCCGACAGACCGGGCCGATCTCCCTGGAAGAGCGCGACCTCCAGTTCCAGGCCTGCGCCAGCTATCTACCGGTGCCCGACACCAACGGGTTCCACTTCAATTCGATGGGCCGCTTCCTCGACGGCAGCGATTACGTCAACGGCTGGCCGACCTCGGCCTACTGCGGCTCGATCTACAACCACGTCGCCCCGCCGAACTGGAAGGGCCAGGATTGCGGCATGGCGAGCGCCATCGCCGACGTCCCCGGCGAGCACGCCATCGTCTCCGCCCGGAGCGACCACCCCGGGGGCGTCAATGTCCTACTCGGCGACGGCTCCGTCCGCTTCGTCAAGGACTCGGTGAACCTGGAGGCCTGGCGGGCCCTGGGTACCCGTAACGGCGGCGAGGTCATCAGCGCCGACCAGTTCTGA
- a CDS encoding deoxyribodipyrimidine photo-lyase — protein MQRSQRAEDNPALDLAIALGNAQGLPVLAAFGLTANYPGAQRRHYRFLLDAMPEVEAGLARRGVRFVLRLGPPDEVIPGLCGEAAPTILVGDENPIRVGQRWRSNVAERVDIPFRCVDGDVVVPMSLFPKQEYAARTIRAKIHKVWGDYLKPPGPPPMAETSWRGRKIPQGEHTDPDALLKKLGVGGVGEVPGYEGGPAEARRRLGRFVSERLPRYAELRNEASIYASSELSAHLHFGHISPLTCALEAMGSDAGRENVDDFLEELIVRGGLACNFVARNPEYDRLAGCPDWGLRTLADHADDPRPRLYSAEQLEAGGTHDPLWNASQLEMVLTGRMHNYTRMYWAKKILEWTPDAETAFAVTVDLNDRYEMDGRDPNGYASICWAIGGRHDRPWPDRPIFGKIRSMSYESTRRKFDSAAYIRRVDRLAAESGMVDGR, from the coding sequence ATGCAGCGATCGCAGAGGGCCGAGGACAACCCTGCGCTCGACCTGGCGATCGCCCTGGGCAATGCCCAGGGGTTGCCGGTACTGGCCGCCTTCGGATTGACGGCGAACTACCCGGGGGCCCAGCGGCGGCACTACCGGTTCCTGCTCGACGCGATGCCGGAAGTCGAGGCGGGACTGGCGCGGCGTGGGGTCAGGTTCGTGCTCCGGCTCGGCCCCCCCGATGAGGTCATCCCCGGACTCTGCGGGGAAGCGGCCCCGACGATCCTCGTCGGCGACGAGAACCCGATCCGGGTGGGCCAGCGGTGGCGATCGAACGTCGCCGAGCGGGTCGACATCCCGTTCCGCTGCGTTGACGGCGACGTCGTCGTGCCCATGTCCCTGTTCCCGAAGCAGGAGTACGCCGCCCGGACGATCCGGGCGAAGATCCACAAGGTCTGGGGCGACTACCTAAAGCCCCCCGGCCCTCCCCCGATGGCCGAGACCTCTTGGCGGGGTCGGAAGATCCCCCAGGGGGAGCATACCGACCCGGACGCCCTGCTGAAGAAGCTCGGGGTCGGCGGCGTCGGGGAGGTCCCCGGCTACGAGGGTGGCCCGGCCGAGGCGAGGCGGAGGCTCGGCCGCTTCGTCTCCGAGCGGTTGCCGCGCTATGCCGAACTTCGCAACGAGGCGTCGATCTATGCCTCGAGCGAGTTGTCGGCCCACTTGCACTTCGGCCACATCAGCCCGCTGACCTGCGCCCTGGAAGCGATGGGGAGCGATGCCGGCAGGGAGAACGTCGACGACTTCCTGGAAGAGCTGATCGTCCGGGGCGGCCTCGCCTGCAACTTCGTCGCGCGGAACCCGGAGTACGACCGGTTGGCCGGCTGCCCCGACTGGGGCCTGCGGACGCTCGCCGACCATGCCGACGACCCTCGCCCCCGCCTCTACTCCGCCGAGCAACTCGAGGCCGGGGGGACGCACGACCCACTCTGGAACGCCTCACAGCTGGAGATGGTCCTCACCGGACGCATGCACAACTACACGAGGATGTACTGGGCCAAGAAGATCCTCGAATGGACCCCGGACGCGGAGACGGCCTTCGCCGTCACCGTCGACCTGAACGACCGCTACGAGATGGACGGCCGCGACCCGAACGGCTACGCCAGCATCTGCTGGGCGATCGGCGGCAGGCACGATCGTCCCTGGCCCGACCGGCCGATCTTCGGCAAGATCCGCTCCATGAGCTACGAGAGCACCCGACGCAAGTTCGACTCGGCCGCGTACATCCGCCGGGTCGATCGGCTGGCGGCGGAGTCGGGGATGGTCGACGGCCGATGA